In the genome of Desulfurellaceae bacterium, the window GTGTCGGTTGTGATCCTGTTGATCGTCCTGAGGAGCTGAAGTTATGGCCAAGTCGGGCGAAGCGTTCTGGTGGTCTCTGTTTTCGGCCGGGGGCATGGTTGCCGCCCTGCTGGTGCCGATCCATGTCGTGCTGAGCGGTATTGCGATTCCCCTGGGCTGGATATCGGCCGAATCCCTGGCCAGCCTGGTCGCCCATCCGCTGACCAAGCTCTACCTGCTTGTGCTGTTCTCACTGACGTTTTTTCACTGTGTGCACCGCATCCGGCATACCCTGTACGATACGGGTATGCGCGGCTATCAGATGCCGATTGCGGTCATCTGTTATGGCGCGGCCATTGTCGGGACGGTGGCGACCGTCTTTGTCCTGCTGGCGATCTGAACGTTCTGCCTGATCTTCTTTCCCGGGATCGGCCATCAACATCAGCAAAGGGTAAGGTATGAAAACGAGAACCGAGACGGATAGCATGGGGGCAATCGAGGTTGCTGCCGACCGATACTGGGGCGCCCAGACCGAGCGTTCGCGCACCAACTTCCCCATCGGTGTCGAGCGTTTCCGTTTCACCCGGCCCATCATCCGGGCCATGGGCGTGCTCAAGAAGAGCGCCGCCCTGGCCAACGGCGAGCTGGGACAGCTGCCCCAGGACAAGGTCGAGCTGATCGTGCGGGCGGCCGACGAGGTGATCTCCGGTGCCCTCGACGATCATTTCCCGCTGGTGGTCTTCCAGACCGGCTCGGGTACCCAGACCAATATGAACACCAACGAGGTGATCTCAAACCGGGCCATTGAGCTGGCCGGCGGCGAGATGGGTTCAAAGAAGCCGATCCATCCCAACGATGATGTCAACCGCGGCCAGAGCTCCAACGATACCTTTCCCACCGCCATGCATATTGCTGCGGTCGAACAGCTCGAAGACGTGCTGATTCCGGCCGTCAGTCAGCTGGCCGCCACCCTGCACGCCAAGTCCGAGCAGTTCGGCAACGTGGTCAAGGTTGGCCGTACGCATTTGCAGGACGCCACCCCGATCACCCTGGGACAGGAGATTGGCGGCTGGGCGGCCCAGCTTGACGCCGCCCTGGCCGACGTGCGTCGGACGATTCCCGGCCTGTGCGAGCTGGCGATCGGCGGAACTGCGGTCGGCACCGGCCTCAATGCCCATCCCCAGTTCGGCGACCTGGCCGCGGCCAAGATGTCGGCCGAGACCGGACGGTCGTTCATCTCGGCGCCAAACAAGTTCGCCTCCCTGTCGGCCCACGACGCCATGGTCACCGCCAGTGCCTCGCTGCGCACCCTGGCCGGAGCGCTGATGAAGATCGCCAACGACGTGCGCTGGCTGGCCTGCGGCCCGCGGGCCGGTATTGCCGAGATCCTCATCCCCGAGAACGAGCCGGGCTCTTCCATCATGCCCGGCAAGGTCAACCCGACCCAGTCCGAGGCGCTGACCATGGTCGCTGTGCAGGTGTTCGGCAACGATGCGGCCGTGGCCTTTGGCGGCTCGCAGGGCAACTTCCAACTCAACGTCTTCAAGCCGGTGATGGTGCACAATCTGCTCGAATCCGTCCAGCTCATTGCCGACGCGTGTGGGGCTTTTCACGACCACTGCGCGATCGGGATCGAGCCGAACACAGAACGGATCGAGAAGCATTTGCAGGAATCGCTGATGGTGGTGACCGCCTTGAACCCTCATATCGGTTATGAGAAGGCGGCCGAAATCGCCAAGAAGGCGCACAAGGACGGATCAAGCCTCAGGGAAGCGGCCCTGGCCTTGGCCCATGTGACGGCTGAGGAGTACGATAAGTGGGTCCGACCCGAAGATATGGTCGGACCCAAGGGCTAGTTCGGCCGACCGGCCGCCTAGACCGGCAGCTTGGTCATCACCTGCAGGGTTTCATCCTCGACACATTCTTCGATCGCCGGTGCCCATTTCTGGAACTCGGGATCCTGTGAGGCCTTTTCCAGGGTCGTCTGGACAGCGTTGGCATCGGGCAGCTCCCAGACGTCAACGACGGTGTGCAAACGCCCGATGACGTTGAAGTAACTCCCGTGCAGCTTCCAGCCGCCGTGCTTCTCCAGCAGCGGGGCCAGCTGTCCGAGCACCTCGGTAAACTGCTGTACCTTCCCCGGCCGCAGCTTAATATGGGCGAATAGGTAGGCCATAGTGCGTTCCTCCTTTTGGGAATGATACGGCCGACACTAGCGGAGCCTCTGTACCTCGTCAAGCTTTGGCGGGGTTGATTATGGACGGCTCTGGGCCGGCCGGTGCTGTTGATCGCCGAGTTCGCCTGACCGCAGCGCTGACTCTTGTCGGTGAGCGGGCAGGAGGCGTTCCGGGTCTGGTTCGGGGCCGGCGCTTTGGGCCGTCCGGCGAAAGAGCCCGTGCGTGACGCTCCGGGAACGAATCCGTCCCCCGGCCACCCGTCTCTCCCCTCAGGCAGAACCTTCCCCTCGCCCACTGGTTTGCCCGCTCTGGCATCCCGGAGGCGAATGCCGACTTTTTGCGATCATCCCCGCAATTTTGCTAGCGCAATAGAAGACCTGAGTTCGTACACTGGGTGGCAAAAAGCGTCGGTGAACCAGAGGACAGCGCGGGCCGACACGCCTGAGAACCGTGGTGAAGCGAACAACGGCTCCGGCTGGTGTGCAAGCTGCCCGTTGCCGAAGCGCCGCGCACTCGTGTCCTGGGAAGTGGAGGAGAGAATTTTGTCAGCCCTCAGCTCGAGAGCCGAACGGACTCAAAAACGACGCAGAGCCTTGCTCGACACTGCCAGGAAGTTGTTTGCGAAGCACGGGTACGAAGAGACCTCGACCGAAGAGATTGTCCGCAGTGTCGGGGTGACCAGAGGCACGCTGTACTCTCAGTTTCGCGACAAGGCCGCTCTCTTCGCCGCCGTCTATCAGGAGCAGCGGGCCGCTCTGGCCCAGTCCATCGGCGAGTGTATCCAGGTCGCCGATGGCGCTCCGCGGCAGCAGGCCGTGCTCGCGGTGTGCCGAGCCTTTATTGAAAAGGCCGCAGACCCGCAGGTGCGGCGCATTCTCTTTGCCGATGGCCCGGCAGTCCTGGACCAGGATGTGATCCGAGAACCCGATCCCGCCCTGCTGCTCCTCCGGCAGGCGTTCGAGCCGTTGATGGCCGAGGGCGTGATTGACCCGCTGCCGCTTGACCCGCTCATCCACCTGGTATGGGCAACGTGTTTCGAAGCGGGCACCTATATCGCCAGCGCAGACGATAGTGCCGCAGCCCAGCAGGAAATGATCGGCACGCTGGAGCGTCTGCTCACCGGGTTGTGGTCCAGATCCCAGGCCGTTTGAGGCTCCGAGCACGGTCCGACCGCACCAAGCCGACCTAGTCCCCTTCGCGCATTGACCCCGGTGGTCCGGGCGCTGGTCAAACACGGCCATCGGCTCACTGTCATGGAAGACCGCCAAGCGGTGGGGGGACGGGGATTCGTCTGGATCGGCCAGGCTTCCGATCAGCCTTGTATCCAGGAAGAAGATGAAACCGGACCTTGGTCTGTCCCGCCGCAGAGGCTATCATCTCCGGCCATGAAGCGGACCCTGGTTTTCTGTGTTGTTGGATGCTGCACCCTGCTTGCCTCACTGGCGGGCATGGATGCGCCCGCCAACGGAACTGTTCCAGAACATCCCGACCCATCTGCCGCCCTGAATGTCGGCGCCCCGGAGATCCGAGCCGCCGATCTCCAGCGCCATATCGAGACCTTAGCCTCTGAACAGATGGCCGGCCGGCTGACCGGTACGGCCGGTGAGCGCGCCGCGACAGCCTACGTGGCCGCCCTGTTTGAGGGCTTCGGCCTGACTCCGGCGGGCGATGACGGCACCTACTTCCAGGCCTTTCCTTTTACGGCTGGCGTCTCGCTCGGGCCGAGCAATACCCTGCTGAGCGAGCTTCCAGACCGAGACGGTCGGACAACACCGCAAGCCGGACCGGCCTATGTGGTCAACCAAGACTGGCGTCCGTTGACCTTTTCCAAAACCGGCCGGTTCGAGCCTGCGGGAGTCGTGTTCGCCGGCTATGGCNNNNNNNNNNNNNNNNNNNNNNNNNNNNNNNNNNNNNNNNNNNNNNNNNNNNNNNNNNNNNNNNNNNNNNNNNNNNNNNNNNNNNNNNNNNNNNNNNNNNNNNNNNNNNNNNNNNNNNNNNNNNNNNNCGCAAGGCCATGGTCGCCCGCGATCATGGCGCGCGGGGACTCATTGTCGTCAGCGGTCCCAACGCCGCGGTCAACGAGCAACTCGTCGGCCTGGCCTTTGACGCCTCGCTGGCCGGGACGAGTATTGGGGTGCTGTCGGTCACCGATGCGGTCGCGGCCACCTGGTTGCAGGCTGGCGGCCAAGACCTCAAGACGCTGCACGACGCTGCGGATACGGGCCGGCCGGTCGCGGGGTTCGCGCTGCCCGGGCTGCGGCTGGCCGCCCGCATAGATATTCAACAGGAGAAAAAAACCGGGCGTAACGTCCTGGCCCGTCTGCTGGCAAACGGGCCGGCCGGGTCTCGCCCGCTAGTGATCGGAGCGCATATCGACCATCTCGGCAGTGGACACGGCGCCGACTCGCTGGCCCGCGGCCAAGAAAAAGGGACCATCCATTACGGGGCTGACGATAACGCCTCTGGCGTTGCCGGCCTGCTCGAAATTGCCCAGCATCTGGCCGCCCAAAAAGCTCGGGGGCAACTCGCGTTGCAACGGGATGTGGTATTCGCCGCCTGGTCCGGGGAAGAAATGGGGCTGCTGGGATCGAGCCATTTTACCCGCGCGTTCGACAACCACGCCGCTCAGCCGGCTGCGCCGAGACCGGCCGCCTACCTGAACATGGATATGATCGGGCGGCTGCAAAAAAGCGTCGTGCTCCAGGGCGTCGGCTCGAGTGCGGTCTGGACCGACCTCATCGAACAGGCCAACGCCGGGCTCGGGCTGCCGCTGAGCCTGCAAAACGAGAGCTATCTGCCGACCGACGCCACGTCGTTCTATCTCAAGCGGGTTCCGGTGCTGAGCGCCTTTACCGGCGCGCACGAGGACTACCACACTCCGCGTGACACGGCCGATAAAATTCAGCTTGCGGGTACGGAAAAAATCACCCGTCTGATGGCCGCCCTGGCCACGCAGCTCGCCACCCGTCAGGACGTGCCCGACTACCGGGAAATAGACCGACCGTCCCGTCAGGTCGGACGTGTCGGACTGCGCGCCTATCTGGGCACTATCCCGGATTACACCCAGGCGGACGTGGTCGGGGTCAGGCTGTCAGGCGTGGTCAGCGGCGGTCCCGCAGCCCGAGCCGGTCTGCAAGACGGCGATATTATTGTTCGGCTGGCGGGCCAGCGTATCGAAAATATCTATGATTATACTTATGCCTTGGACGGCTTACGCATTGACAGACCGGTCGAGATCGGCGTCCAGCGTCGCGGCCAAGAACTGATCCTCAGCATCACGCCCGGCTCGCGCGAATAGGAACACTTCCTCTTGACCGAGGAAGGCTTCCGTGACACCGTGTGACCTGACCGCGCCGTCAGGGGAGCTGCCAGGAGAGGGTCGGCGGCAAACAGGGGGTCGCATGAGTCCGCCCCATTCGATAACACCGGAACGCTTTGAGGCTGTGCTGTTCGACCTTGACGGAGTACTCACGGCGACCGCAAAAGTTCATGCCGCGTGCTGGAAACGTATGTTCGACGAGTTTCTCCAGCACCAGGCGCGCTGCGACAACAGCGTTTTCGTGCCCTTTGATATCCGCACCGATTACCCCCGCTACGTTGACGGTAAACCGCGCTATGAGGGCGTCCAGAGTTTTCTCGCCGCGCGCGGCCTGTGTCTGCCCTACGGTAACCCGGACGATCCTCCCCAACGCCGGACAGTGTGTGGCCTGGGCAATCGCAAGAACGACCTCATCCAGACCGTTCTTGCTGCGGACGGGGTCGAGACCTATCCGGACGCGCTGAGCGTTGTGCGGGCGATGCGCGCCTGGGGCCTGAAAACGGCCGTCGTGTCGTCGAGCCGCAACTGCCCGGCGATCCTGGAGGCGGCCCATATGGCCGATCTGTTTGAACTGCGACTCGACGGTGGGATGGCGGCCGACCTCAAGCTGAAGGGCAAGCCCGCGCCCGACACCTTCCTGGCTGCGGCCCGCCAGCTCGGTGTTCCGCCCCAGCGGGCGGTGGTGATTGAAGACGCGCTGGTCGGTGTGCAGGCCGGACGCGCAGGCGGCTTTGGGTTGGTGGTCGGCGTGGCGCGCCGCGCACAGGCCGGCGAAGCGCAGGCCCTGCGAGAGCATGGGGCCGATATCGTCGTCACGGACCTGAGGGATCTGATTGGCCATGATTAAACAACACACCCTTGGTCTTCCCCACTCCGTCTATCCGATTGATGAATGGAAGATTATTGAAAATCGCTACTATCCGCAGTTCCTGGCCGGGACGGAGACGCTGTTTGCCCTCAGCAACGGCTATCTGGGTATGCGCGGCTGCTTTGAGGAAGACTCGCCAGTCGAGGAAGACGGCACCTTTGTCAATGCTTTTTACGAGTCGTGGCCGATTGTGTACGGCGAGGAAGCCTACGGTTTCGCCAAAACCGGTCAGACGATTGTCAACGTTCCGAATAGCAGGATCATCAAGCTGTACATCGATGATGAACCGCTCTCGCTGCGCTATGCCAACCTGCTGCACTATACCCGCACGCTCGATATGAAGGGCGGCACGCTCAACCGCGAGCTACTGTGGGAGACGCCGGCCGGCAAGCGGGTGCTGATCAAATCGCGTCGTCTGGTCTCCCTGAGTCACCGCCATCTTGCCGCGATTGAATATAAGGTGACGGTCCTGAACGCCCCGGCCCCAGTCGTGATTTCCTCCGAGGTCGTCTACCGCCACAGCGTTCCAGACGCGGCCAGCACAGACCCCCGTAAAGCCCGCGATTTCTCGGAGCG includes:
- the fumC gene encoding class II fumarate hydratase — encoded protein: MKTRTETDSMGAIEVAADRYWGAQTERSRTNFPIGVERFRFTRPIIRAMGVLKKSAALANGELGQLPQDKVELIVRAADEVISGALDDHFPLVVFQTGSGTQTNMNTNEVISNRAIELAGGEMGSKKPIHPNDDVNRGQSSNDTFPTAMHIAAVEQLEDVLIPAVSQLAATLHAKSEQFGNVVKVGRTHLQDATPITLGQEIGGWAAQLDAALADVRRTIPGLCELAIGGTAVGTGLNAHPQFGDLAAAKMSAETGRSFISAPNKFASLSAHDAMVTASASLRTLAGALMKIANDVRWLACGPRAGIAEILIPENEPGSSIMPGKVNPTQSEALTMVAVQVFGNDAAVAFGGSQGNFQLNVFKPVMVHNLLESVQLIADACGAFHDHCAIGIEPNTERIEKHLQESLMVVTALNPHIGYEKAAEIAKKAHKDGSSLREAALALAHVTAEEYDKWVRPEDMVGPKG
- a CDS encoding NIPSNAP family protein, with amino-acid sequence MAYLFAHIKLRPGKVQQFTEVLGQLAPLLEKHGGWKLHGSYFNVIGRLHTVVDVWELPDANAVQTTLEKASQDPEFQKWAPAIEECVEDETLQVMTKLPV
- a CDS encoding helix-turn-helix transcriptional regulator, producing MFAKHGYEETSTEEIVRSVGVTRGTLYSQFRDKAALFAAVYQEQRAALAQSIGECIQVADGAPRQQAVLAVCRAFIEKAADPQVRRILFADGPAVLDQDVIREPDPALLLLRQAFEPLMAEGVIDPLPLDPLIHLVWATCFEAGTYIASADDSAAAQQEMIGTLERLLTGLWSRSQAV
- a CDS encoding M20/M25/M40 family metallo-hydrolase, which codes for RKAMVARDHGARGLIVVSGPNAAVNEQLVGLAFDASLAGTSIGVLSVTDAVAATWLQAGGQDLKTLHDAADTGRPVAGFALPGLRLAARIDIQQEKKTGRNVLARLLANGPAGSRPLVIGAHIDHLGSGHGADSLARGQEKGTIHYGADDNASGVAGLLEIAQHLAAQKARGQLALQRDVVFAAWSGEEMGLLGSSHFTRAFDNHAAQPAAPRPAAYLNMDMIGRLQKSVVLQGVGSSAVWTDLIEQANAGLGLPLSLQNESYLPTDATSFYLKRVPVLSAFTGAHEDYHTPRDTADKIQLAGTEKITRLMAALATQLATRQDVPDYREIDRPSRQVGRVGLRAYLGTIPDYTQADVVGVRLSGVVSGGPAARAGLQDGDIIVRLAGQRIENIYDYTYALDGLRIDRPVEIGVQRRGQELILSITPGSRE
- a CDS encoding beta-phosphoglucomutase family hydrolase — encoded protein: MSPPHSITPERFEAVLFDLDGVLTATAKVHAACWKRMFDEFLQHQARCDNSVFVPFDIRTDYPRYVDGKPRYEGVQSFLAARGLCLPYGNPDDPPQRRTVCGLGNRKNDLIQTVLAADGVETYPDALSVVRAMRAWGLKTAVVSSSRNCPAILEAAHMADLFELRLDGGMAADLKLKGKPAPDTFLAAARQLGVPPQRAVVIEDALVGVQAGRAGGFGLVVGVARRAQAGEAQALREHGADIVVTDLRDLIGHD